One genomic window of Arthrobacter sp. KBS0703 includes the following:
- a CDS encoding tyrosine-type recombinase/integrase: MANHETRPGSWGKIPPAKRQPDGSYKANGRYKTMDGKLLQRFRTGTTARKAEDALLAAFQTLAAEDAAKHSAELNRTPGREPEVLFAEVVESWISYIEEGGKALRVSTAYEYVRMARADIVPSLGALKLTDVDIKACADFLHGIVSGGRYYAKAEHNRAVLSNIMEWCAGRGLIPGNPVRQVAYLPKPRKKPVQIIEKEDMAKVLSSVRLHGEAQMNAKRPGPPQNLDIPDGVELFLATGVRISELLALRWHDVWIDELDDSSYWVQINGKVGWEKGKPMLRHDYLKTGDKILDLRISPEVAAMLRARRAMEMRSNPNGAIFPARGGKWMQPHNFRRRWRAVREELQVAYDLPAEDVPGGRKQEHRQSSPIETVTPHTFRRSVGTYIAETATIDQAAQQLGHSRTAVTIRSYLRERQEAPDSSGYLANVMYKRQ; encoded by the coding sequence GTGGCCAATCATGAGACCCGACCGGGGTCATGGGGAAAAATTCCACCCGCCAAGAGACAGCCGGACGGCAGCTACAAGGCCAACGGACGATACAAGACTATGGACGGGAAGCTCCTTCAGCGCTTTCGCACCGGCACCACTGCACGCAAGGCCGAGGACGCCCTTCTCGCCGCCTTTCAAACGCTGGCTGCAGAGGACGCCGCGAAGCACTCGGCGGAACTCAACAGGACGCCGGGACGTGAGCCGGAGGTACTCTTCGCTGAAGTTGTTGAGAGCTGGATCTCATATATCGAGGAAGGCGGCAAAGCGCTGCGGGTTAGCACTGCGTATGAGTACGTACGTATGGCAAGGGCTGACATCGTGCCATCTCTCGGGGCCTTGAAGCTGACTGACGTTGACATCAAAGCCTGCGCAGACTTTCTGCACGGCATCGTCAGCGGAGGCCGTTACTACGCAAAAGCAGAACATAACCGGGCTGTTCTTTCTAACATCATGGAGTGGTGCGCCGGCCGTGGTCTCATTCCTGGCAACCCGGTGAGGCAAGTGGCCTATCTCCCCAAGCCCAGGAAAAAGCCAGTCCAGATCATCGAAAAAGAGGACATGGCCAAAGTTCTGTCCTCCGTGCGACTACACGGAGAGGCTCAGATGAACGCAAAGCGACCGGGACCGCCGCAAAACCTGGACATCCCCGATGGCGTGGAATTGTTCCTGGCCACGGGGGTGAGAATCTCAGAACTCCTCGCACTGCGGTGGCATGACGTGTGGATCGACGAATTGGATGACAGTTCCTACTGGGTGCAGATCAACGGAAAAGTGGGTTGGGAGAAAGGCAAGCCCATGCTGCGTCACGACTACCTGAAGACAGGCGACAAAATCCTTGACCTTCGTATCAGCCCGGAAGTTGCGGCGATGCTCCGCGCCCGACGAGCCATGGAGATGCGTTCCAATCCCAATGGGGCTATATTTCCGGCTCGCGGCGGCAAATGGATGCAGCCCCACAACTTCCGTCGGCGCTGGCGTGCAGTCCGCGAGGAACTGCAGGTCGCATATGATCTGCCGGCTGAAGATGTTCCCGGCGGGAGGAAACAGGAACACCGTCAGTCATCCCCGATCGAAACCGTCACCCCTCATACTTTCCGGCGTTCAGTGGGAACATACATTGCAGAAACGGCGACAATCGACCAAGCTGCCCAACAGTTGGGGCACAGCCGGACAGCTGTGACCATCCGGTCTTACCTCAGAGAACGTCAGGAGGCTCCGGACAGCAGCGGGTATCTCGCGAACGTGATGTACAAGCGACAGTAG
- a CDS encoding DUF1761 domain-containing protein gives MDWLSYITHINWLAVLLAFIASMAIGFVWYLPAVLGNRWMAGIGKTEEDLKNTEGGAGIWLPMMVAAALTAVLLAVLIGKLGLDNAAAGGLFALVLAVIFRAGGHVIHNGFAGRPVAVTLIDSGHDLVAMTAAGAIIGAMS, from the coding sequence ATGGATTGGCTCTCTTACATAACCCACATCAACTGGCTCGCCGTGCTTCTTGCCTTCATCGCCAGCATGGCAATCGGCTTTGTTTGGTACCTGCCCGCAGTTCTGGGAAACAGATGGATGGCAGGAATCGGCAAAACTGAAGAGGACCTCAAGAACACCGAGGGCGGAGCCGGGATCTGGCTGCCCATGATGGTTGCCGCGGCGCTGACGGCCGTGCTGCTCGCCGTGCTGATCGGCAAACTGGGACTGGACAACGCGGCGGCCGGCGGGTTGTTCGCCCTGGTCCTGGCGGTTATCTTCCGTGCCGGCGGGCACGTCATCCACAACGGCTTCGCCGGACGCCCCGTAGCCGTAACGCTCATCGATTCCGGCCACGACCTGGTTGCGATGACAGCTGCCGGCGCCATCATCGGCGCAATGTCCTGA
- a CDS encoding helix-turn-helix domain-containing protein translates to MTREEAAAYLRRSPGTLANWAAQRKGPPYYRQLDGAVVYAIEDLAEWLAAQRVMPRAA, encoded by the coding sequence ATGACACGAGAAGAAGCGGCGGCATATTTGCGCCGCTCTCCCGGGACCTTGGCCAATTGGGCGGCCCAGCGGAAGGGACCGCCCTACTATCGTCAACTGGACGGCGCCGTCGTCTACGCGATCGAGGATCTGGCTGAATGGCTGGCTGCCCAGCGAGTGATGCCGAGGGCAGCATAG
- the zapE gene encoding AFG1/ZapE family ATPase: MSEFQRGLIITPGTERQLGAYGLFRPSPPQQQVLALASGPLTAKSADPDVLWVSFSELCSGPRTDADYLALAGQFPSCVIDGIPSPAAQAAAGTPAAWQRFLGLVGVLHERDRVLILVGAGPLDWEASGRSAAAPVEEASVLARIAERLSVLRRIQSDEELEDEQTSGC, encoded by the coding sequence ATGTCCGAATTCCAGCGGGGGCTGATCATCACCCCTGGAACCGAACGGCAACTGGGCGCCTACGGACTGTTCCGGCCCTCGCCCCCGCAGCAGCAGGTGCTGGCCCTCGCCTCGGGGCCCCTGACCGCCAAGAGCGCTGACCCGGACGTCCTCTGGGTCAGCTTCAGCGAGTTGTGCTCCGGGCCCCGCACAGACGCTGACTACCTTGCACTTGCTGGCCAATTTCCGTCGTGTGTGATCGATGGCATCCCCTCACCGGCTGCGCAGGCCGCCGCCGGCACGCCGGCTGCCTGGCAACGGTTCCTGGGCTTGGTGGGAGTGCTCCATGAGCGGGACAGGGTGCTGATCCTGGTCGGCGCCGGTCCCCTCGACTGGGAAGCATCCGGACGGAGTGCGGCCGCGCCGGTTGAGGAGGCATCGGTCCTTGCCCGCATCGCGGAGCGGCTGTCCGTGCTGCGCCGTATCCAGTCCGACGAAGAGCTGGAAGACGAACAAACCAGCGGCTGCTGA
- the corA gene encoding magnesium/cobalt transporter CorA, which produces MTIIDNAVYVDGVRSAEPESLEQTFETLARHGGMAWIGLYRPSQAEMASVAEEFDLHELAVEDAISAHQRPKLERYGNNLFTVLRPARYRDDTETVEFGELHIFTGRNFVVTVRHAEMSGVGHVRRRLESRPDLLRHGPEAVLYALLDQVVDDYAPVIAGLENDIDEIEDQLFSGDSTVSRRIYELAREVIQFQRAIQPLPPMMDQLKSGFQKYEVNTDLQHSLRDVEDHVERVLSRANSFRDLLQNALTLDGTLTANRQNEASAEQNEQVKKISSWAAIFFAPSFVAGVYGMNFDHMPELHWVFGYPMAIGLMAGTAALMYVIFKRKGWL; this is translated from the coding sequence GTGACCATCATCGATAACGCCGTTTACGTTGACGGCGTCCGGAGCGCCGAACCGGAGAGCCTTGAGCAGACGTTTGAGACGCTTGCCAGGCACGGGGGCATGGCGTGGATTGGCCTGTACCGGCCGTCCCAAGCGGAGATGGCCTCCGTCGCGGAGGAATTCGACCTGCACGAGCTCGCCGTCGAGGACGCCATCTCCGCGCACCAGCGGCCCAAACTGGAGCGCTACGGCAACAACCTCTTCACTGTCCTCAGGCCCGCCAGGTACCGAGACGACACGGAGACGGTGGAGTTCGGCGAACTCCACATCTTCACCGGCAGGAACTTCGTCGTGACCGTTCGCCACGCGGAAATGTCCGGCGTGGGGCATGTCCGGCGCCGGCTGGAGTCCCGCCCCGACCTCCTCCGCCACGGGCCCGAAGCGGTGCTCTACGCCCTCCTGGACCAGGTGGTGGATGATTACGCCCCGGTGATTGCGGGGTTGGAAAACGACATCGACGAGATCGAGGACCAGCTGTTCTCCGGCGATTCCACGGTGTCGCGCCGTATCTACGAACTCGCCCGCGAAGTCATTCAATTCCAGCGGGCCATCCAACCGCTTCCGCCCATGATGGACCAGCTCAAGTCGGGATTCCAGAAGTACGAGGTGAACACGGACCTCCAGCACAGCCTCCGGGACGTGGAGGACCACGTGGAGCGGGTCCTTTCCCGCGCGAATTCCTTCCGGGACCTCCTGCAGAACGCTCTCACGCTGGACGGCACGCTGACTGCCAACCGGCAGAACGAAGCCAGCGCCGAACAGAACGAGCAAGTGAAGAAGATTTCGTCGTGGGCGGCTATTTTCTTCGCGCCGTCCTTTGTCGCGGGCGTCTATGGCATGAACTTTGATCACATGCCGGAACTGCACTGGGTTTTCGGATATCCCATGGCGATCGGCCTCATGGCCGGAACAGCCGCCCTGATGTACGTGATTTTCAAGCGGAAAGGCTGGCTCTAG
- a CDS encoding 2-nitropropane dioxygenase has product MSALSISRSVPGSAYRRASFIETAAVRVGSGLVAWAESRRTRPEEVVRQLEAAALRRDELNLLRADMLGAAHSGLPAPALSHLQ; this is encoded by the coding sequence ATGAGCGCTCTATCGATCAGCCGGTCAGTCCCGGGCTCCGCCTACCGGCGTGCGTCCTTCATCGAAACCGCGGCCGTGCGCGTGGGTTCCGGACTGGTTGCCTGGGCAGAAAGCCGCCGCACCCGGCCCGAGGAAGTGGTGCGGCAGCTGGAGGCCGCGGCCCTGCGCCGCGACGAACTGAATCTGCTCCGGGCGGACATGCTGGGCGCCGCCCACTCTGGCCTGCCGGCCCCAGCGCTGAGTCACCTGCAGTAG
- a CDS encoding Lrp/AsnC family transcriptional regulator: MSSIAKNIRSGAGNNEPLDAIDERLLAALVDDARISNKQLAEMVGIAPSTALMRTRALSERGIIQGFEAKLSLSAIGRSVQALIAVRLRAHDREQIDRFTARVPKLPAVLSTFHTSGSVDYLLHIAVATTEDLRDWVLDNLATDPVVGHTETTLVFEHIQGNHCLLYTSRCV, translated from the coding sequence GTGAGCAGCATCGCGAAGAATATTCGGTCCGGAGCAGGAAATAACGAGCCGCTGGACGCCATCGACGAGCGCCTGCTGGCTGCGCTGGTGGACGACGCCCGGATCTCCAACAAGCAGCTGGCCGAAATGGTGGGCATCGCGCCCTCCACCGCACTGATGCGCACGCGTGCGCTCTCCGAACGCGGCATCATCCAGGGGTTTGAGGCCAAGCTGAGCCTGTCAGCAATCGGCCGGTCGGTCCAAGCCCTGATCGCCGTCCGGCTCCGCGCCCACGACCGTGAGCAGATCGACCGCTTCACGGCCCGCGTGCCTAAATTGCCTGCGGTGCTGTCAACGTTTCACACCTCCGGCTCCGTGGACTACCTGCTGCACATCGCCGTCGCCACCACGGAGGACCTGCGGGACTGGGTCCTGGACAATCTGGCGACCGACCCCGTAGTGGGCCACACCGAAACCACGCTCGTGTTCGAACATATCCAGGGCAACCACTGTCTCTTATACACATCTAGATGTGTATAA
- a CDS encoding PLP-dependent aspartate aminotransferase family protein, translated as MLSLDSLAVHAGRDGLTDQGVHAVPIDLSTTAPLPSVGEGGLAYEHLATGGPHEQGQSTVYQRLWNPTVARFEASVALLEGAPEAVAFATGMAALSGVLLAAVAGGKKHVVAVRPLYGGSDHILASGVLGTEVTFTDAAGVRAALRPETGLVVVETPANPSLDLVDISVLVAAADGVPVLVDNTFATPVLQRPLEHGAALVLHSATKFMGGHGDAMGGVVAAPAEWASRLRQVRAITGGILTPLPAYMLHRGLATLPVRVRAQQSAAHKVASGLSGHELVRAVYYPGLPECDPQGLVGTQMSGPGSLVAFELHSAEHAVRVPSAVRMITHAVSLGGIDTLIQHPAGLTHRPVADGAKPRASLLRISVGLEDATDILDDLVQAIEGTR; from the coding sequence GTGCTTTCTCTCGACTCGCTGGCAGTCCACGCAGGACGTGACGGCCTGACGGACCAGGGCGTCCATGCCGTTCCCATCGACCTTTCCACGACTGCCCCGCTACCTTCCGTGGGGGAGGGGGGCCTTGCCTACGAGCACCTCGCAACCGGCGGCCCGCATGAGCAGGGTCAAAGCACTGTGTACCAGCGGCTGTGGAACCCCACGGTTGCGCGCTTCGAGGCCAGTGTGGCTCTGTTGGAGGGAGCCCCGGAGGCAGTGGCCTTCGCCACCGGAATGGCTGCCCTGAGCGGCGTGTTGCTGGCAGCCGTCGCGGGCGGCAAGAAGCACGTGGTGGCGGTGCGGCCCCTCTACGGCGGCAGCGACCACATCCTTGCGTCCGGCGTGCTGGGAACCGAGGTGACCTTCACGGACGCGGCCGGGGTCCGCGCTGCCCTCCGGCCCGAGACCGGACTGGTTGTGGTGGAGACTCCGGCCAACCCGAGCCTGGACCTTGTGGACATCTCCGTGCTCGTCGCCGCTGCGGACGGCGTGCCCGTGCTGGTGGACAACACCTTTGCCACCCCCGTACTGCAACGTCCGCTGGAGCACGGTGCCGCCCTGGTGCTGCACAGCGCTACGAAGTTCATGGGCGGCCACGGCGATGCCATGGGCGGGGTGGTGGCGGCGCCGGCGGAGTGGGCCAGCCGCCTTCGCCAGGTGCGGGCCATCACCGGCGGCATCCTGACGCCCTTGCCGGCGTACATGCTGCACCGCGGGCTGGCCACGCTTCCCGTCCGCGTGCGGGCGCAGCAGTCCGCTGCACACAAGGTGGCCTCCGGGCTCAGCGGGCACGAGCTGGTGCGCGCGGTTTACTACCCGGGCCTGCCCGAGTGCGATCCGCAGGGCCTGGTCGGCACCCAGATGTCGGGCCCGGGTTCGCTGGTCGCCTTCGAGCTGCACAGCGCCGAGCACGCCGTGCGTGTCCCGTCGGCCGTCAGGATGATCACCCACGCCGTCTCCCTGGGCGGCATAGACACCCTCATCCAGCATCCCGCGGGCCTCACCCACCGCCCGGTGGCAGACGGCGCCAAACCGCGTGCGAGCCTCCTCCGCATCTCCGTGGGACTCGAAGACGCCACGGACATCCTCGACGACCTCGTCCAGGCAATCGAAGGAACGCGCTAG
- a CDS encoding metal-dependent hydrolase — protein sequence MGCRTGIGAFIAFFAPEEQGWFPIAMGVGAIVHILGDMMTTGGCNLAWPITIKPPKVLAAIPVINWMWKPNGYFAIPVLGNAGFWREWPLLVPIGLYAIFGVGTTMVGMSKAGLTTLALALGLPVIP from the coding sequence GTGGGGTGTCGGACTGGCATCGGGGCCTTCATTGCCTTCTTCGCCCCCGAGGAGCAAGGCTGGTTCCCCATCGCCATGGGTGTCGGCGCCATCGTCCACATCCTGGGCGACATGATGACCACCGGCGGCTGCAACCTCGCTTGGCCCATTACGATCAAGCCGCCGAAGGTCCTGGCCGCCATCCCGGTCATTAACTGGATGTGGAAGCCCAACGGCTACTTCGCCATCCCGGTCCTCGGCAACGCCGGGTTCTGGCGTGAATGGCCTCTGCTGGTCCCCATCGGCTTGTACGCGATCTTCGGCGTTGGCACCACCATGGTCGGCATGAGCAAAGCCGGACTCACCACCCTCGCACTGGCCCTGGGCCTGCCCGTCATCCCCTGA
- a CDS encoding Lrp/AsnC family transcriptional regulator, producing the protein MNRSDDLNTLDPTDLKILLELVRDPRIQIGELSDKLSIARNTAQSRVRRMLRSGILHDGGREIDLESVGYDVVAFVTIEVTHRELDGVVGALRLIPQVLEVHEISGRGDVWCRVVATDTHNLQAALRSILRIKGVIRTETVLALHTHIQYRTEPLISRLVQGASVQGG; encoded by the coding sequence ATGAACCGGAGTGATGATTTGAACACCCTGGACCCCACAGACCTCAAGATCCTGCTCGAACTGGTCCGCGATCCGCGGATCCAGATCGGCGAACTGAGCGACAAGCTCAGCATCGCCCGGAACACCGCACAGTCGCGCGTCCGGCGGATGCTGCGCTCGGGCATACTGCACGACGGCGGCCGCGAGATCGACCTCGAATCGGTGGGCTACGACGTCGTCGCCTTCGTGACGATCGAGGTGACGCACCGCGAGCTCGACGGCGTGGTGGGTGCCCTGCGGCTGATTCCCCAGGTCCTCGAGGTGCATGAAATTTCCGGCCGCGGCGACGTCTGGTGCCGCGTGGTGGCAACGGACACCCACAACCTGCAGGCCGCCCTGCGCTCGATCCTGCGGATCAAGGGGGTGATCCGGACCGAAACCGTGCTGGCGCTCCACACGCACATCCAATACCGGACCGAGCCGCTGATCAGCCGTCTGGTCCAGGGAGCCTCAGTCCAGGGTGGGTAA
- a CDS encoding helix-turn-helix domain-containing protein: METTPQAGRNDSNDVEELPFPVRKMDTASLKALAHPLRVQILEMLSRYGAQTACGLGELLGESSGSTSYHLRQLAKHDFVREVEGKGTARERWWERPRGALQVSSPELANSPATEEASRLVSREFEHSRQAVLADFMTHGVEALDSHWLHAATINTSNARMNAEQLGRYARAVEAYGHRLLEEIRDEGEQEGARPVQIHFNAFPILGVPATAASRGTRKAAKTKSTPKTDAERKEP; the protein is encoded by the coding sequence ATGGAAACTACTCCGCAGGCCGGCAGGAACGACTCGAACGACGTCGAGGAGCTCCCGTTTCCGGTCCGCAAGATGGACACCGCGTCCCTGAAGGCCCTCGCCCACCCGCTTCGGGTGCAGATCCTGGAGATGCTGTCGCGCTACGGGGCGCAGACCGCCTGCGGCCTTGGCGAGTTGCTGGGGGAGTCCAGCGGTTCCACCAGCTATCACCTGCGCCAGCTGGCCAAGCACGACTTCGTCCGTGAGGTTGAGGGTAAGGGAACCGCCAGGGAGCGGTGGTGGGAGCGGCCGCGCGGCGCCCTGCAGGTCTCATCCCCGGAACTCGCCAACTCGCCCGCGACCGAGGAGGCCTCACGGCTGGTCAGCCGCGAGTTCGAGCACAGCCGCCAGGCGGTCCTGGCCGACTTCATGACCCACGGTGTTGAAGCCCTGGACAGCCACTGGCTTCACGCCGCCACCATCAACACCTCCAATGCGCGGATGAACGCCGAGCAGTTGGGGCGGTACGCCCGCGCCGTGGAGGCCTACGGGCACCGGCTGCTGGAGGAGATCCGGGACGAGGGCGAGCAGGAAGGCGCCCGTCCGGTGCAGATCCATTTCAATGCGTTCCCGATCCTTGGCGTTCCCGCCACGGCAGCGAGCCGCGGCACCCGCAAAGCAGCGAAAACAAAGTCCACTCCGAAAACAGATGCCGAAAGGAAAGAGCCATGA